One Nomascus leucogenys isolate Asia chromosome 22a, Asia_NLE_v1, whole genome shotgun sequence DNA segment encodes these proteins:
- the LOC115832337 gene encoding 40S ribosomal protein SA-like codes for MSRALDVLPMKEEDVLKFLSAGTHLGGTNLDFQMEQYIYMKSDGIYILNQKKTWEKFLLAARAIVAIENPADVSVISSRKTGQKAMLLFAAVTGATLVAGRFTPRTFTNQIQAAFREPRLLAVTYPRADHQPLTEASCVNLPIIALCHTDSPLRYVDIVIPCNNKGAHSGGLMWWMLVQKVLHMPGTISHKHPWDAVPDLYFCRDPEEMEKDQAAAEKAVTKEEFQGAQTMPAPEFSATQSEGADWSERMQVPSVLSQKFPTEAWSA; via the coding sequence ATGTCCAGAGCCCTTGATGTCCTGCCAATGAAGGAGGAGGATGTCCTCAAGTTCCTTTCAGCAGGAACCCACTTAGGTGGCACCAACCTTGACTTCCAAATGGAACAGTACATCTATATGAAAAGTGATGGCATCTACATCCTAAACCAGAAGAAGACCTGGGAGAAGTTTCTGCTGGCAGCTCGTGCCATTGTTGCCATTGAAAACCCTGCTGATGTCAGTGTCATATCCTCCAGGAAAACTGGCCAGAAAGCCATGCTGTTGTTTGCTGCTGTCACTGGAGCCACTCTTGTTGCTGGCCGCTTTACTCCTAGAACATTCACTAACCAGATACAGGCGGCCTTCCGGGAGCCACGGCTTCTGGCGGTTACTTATCCCAGGGCTGACCACCAGCCCCTCACAGAGGCATCTTGTGTTAACCTACCTATCATTGCTCTGTGTCACACAGATTCTCCTCTGCGCTATGTGGACATTGTCATCCCATGCAACAACAAGGGAGCTCACTCAGGGGGTTTGATGTGGTGGATGCTGGTCCAGAAAGTCCTGCACATGCCTGGCACCATTTCCCACAAACATCCGTGGGATGCCGTGCCTGATCTCTACTTCTGCAGAGATcctgaagagatggaaaaagatcaGGCTGCTGCTGAAAAGGCTGTGACCAAGGAGGAATTTCAGGGTGCACAGACTATGCCAGCTCCTGAGTTCTCCGCTACTCAGTCTGAGGGTGCAGACTGGTCTGAACGCATGCAGGTGCCCTCTGTACTTAGTCAGAAGTTCCCTACTGAAGCCTGGAGTGCTTAG